One window of the Rhipicephalus microplus isolate Deutch F79 chromosome 2, USDA_Rmic, whole genome shotgun sequence genome contains the following:
- the LOC119169248 gene encoding uncharacterized protein LOC119169248 has product MASPTITALTILLLFQQGKCDLCDICRRKRDSAVRLPYNQRWYFDASSFLCQPFNFCDDEITERMKSRKSKAEINCGGVDCFEWLYESLKKRQAQESDLPKVMLSHHQYQVHQETTPSSVSKQPVFTEAARHSEATTTTLRSSTVTARAILKEPATSQDDAEAEAPYEFGLSKPEAIHVPLVPKHSPHHKPEVCMLTPDRGRRWPCSQRWYYEPHENACKTFTFCGQKGNKNNFLANHTCYEQCYDGSRRT; this is encoded by the exons ATGGCTTCTCCGACAATTACAGCACTGACCATTCTGCTTCTTTTCCAACAGG GGAAATGCGACCTGTGCGACATCTGCCGTCGGAAGCGAGACAGCGCGGTTCGTTTGCCGTACAACCAGCGGTGGTACTTCGACGCCTCCTCGTTTCTCTGCCAGCCGTTCAACTTCTGCGACGACGAGATCACCGAACGCATGAAGAGCCGCAAGTCAAAGGCTGAAATCAACTGCGGAG GCGTGGACTGTTTCGAGTGGCTGTACGAGTCACTCAAGAAGAGGCAGGCGCAGGAGAGCGACCTGCCCAAGGTCATGCTGAGCCACCACCAGTACCAGGTGCACCAGGAGACGACGCCGTCGTCGGTATCCAAGCAGCCCGTCTTCACCGAGGCCGCCAGGCACAGCgaagccaccaccaccaccctgcGGTCCTCCACGGTTACGGCTAGGGCCATACTCAAGGAACCCGCCACTTCCCAAGACGATGCCGAAGCTGAAGCTCCCTACGAGTTCGGCTTGTCCAAGCCGGAAGCTATACACGTCCCTTTGG TGCCCAAGCACAGCCCGCACCACAAGCCGGAGGTGTGCATGCTGACGCCCGACCGCGGCCGTCGCTGGCCGTGCTCCCAGCGCTGGTACTACGAGCCGCACGAGAACGCCTGCAAGACGTTCACCTTCTGCGGTCAGAAAGGAAACAAGAACAACTTCCTCGCCAACCATACCTGCTACGAGCAGTGCTACG ATGGTAGTCGTCGTACGTAG
- the LOC119170049 gene encoding uncharacterized protein LOC119170049: MTMMRLCSRTLRGGIVHSITQTVRHRHFKTRNPFRKVKPLSVKLKEPDGNGLLGSDRSSTYDFDDAEDDPEEVLEHVEHYYDRHMEELRLERRKARTAIIRRKYFKDLFPPETNLLSWAAKEQIRYLHNLDPSEWTVEKIAQCFPVSVLGAKKLLKSQFRKETAEQIAEHDRNVQLKWKALKTGKGNEYISPTTKKLFMEGKLQEDQAYGNKTLPMPQQGGDTRALELSRLSPKPGEYSKLIATYLKLKNPEKSVSPKKYEQASRKQAYDDVYTEDMAAATSLKKMGSLGSHVRIDEFKAAETKFRHYTGEGVDRRDAIHVGSENVSDTPSTELQDTGGAVTPEGTTEDVVTFDILEAHKYRKDDTLSHRVRSDIAENYNYSEDGDEAPSQHITIPSHLKKRETAVYKVGKCYYDEDGEILFKVP, translated from the exons ATGACGATGATGAGGTTATGTTCTCGCACTTTGCGAGGCGGCATTGTCCACTCTAttacccaaactgtgaggcaccGGCACTTTAAAACCCGAAACCCGTTCAGGAAAGTAAAGCCGCTCTCAGTGAAGTTGAAGGAACCGGACGGAAACGGGCTATTGGGAAGCGATAGATCGAGTACTTACGATTTTGACGATGCGGAGGACGACCCAGAAGAGGTCCTGGAGCACGTTGAACATTACTACGATCGTCACATGGA GGAACTCCGGTTGGAACGTCGTAAAGCAAGAACAGCGATTATACGACGGAAATACTTCAAGGATTTATTTCCGCCGGAAACAAACTTACTGTCGTGGGCTGCGAAGGAGCAAATCCGCTACCTGCACAACCTCGACCCGTCCGAATGGACTGTTGAAAAAATTGCCCAGTGTTTCCCTGTCAGCGTGCTGGGAGCAAAA AAGCTGCTGAAATCCCAATTTAGGAAAGAAACAGCTGAACAGATTGCAGAACACGACAGAAACGTACAGCTCAAGTGGAAGGCATTAAAAACTGGCAAGGGAAATGAATATATTTCGCCAACCACTAAGAAGCTGTTCATGGAGGGAAAACTTCAGGAAGACCAGGCATATGGGAACAAGACACTTCCTATGCCACAACAAGGAGGTGACACGCGGGCACTGGAGCTGTCGCGCCTTTCTCCAAAACCTGGTGAATACAGCAAACTAATTGCCACCTACTTAAAGCTGAAGAACCCCGAGAAGAGTGTGTCACCAAAGAAATATGAACAGGCAAGTCGCAAGCAAGCGTACGACGATGTTTACACGGAAGATATGGCGGCTGCAACATCACTCAAGAAAATGGGCAGCCTTGGTAGCCATGTCCGAATAGATGAATTCAAGGCTGCAGAAACGAAGTTTAGGCATTATACAGGTGAAGGCGTGGATCGCAGAGATGCAATACATGTAGGCAGTGAGAATGTTTCAGACACACCATCAACAGAACTCCAGGACACAGGTGGCGCTGTGACACCAGAAGGCACTACTGAAGACGTGGTAACATTTGACATTCTTGAAGCTCACAAATATAGAAAAGATGACACATTGTCACACCGAGTCAGAAGCGACATTGCAGAGAACTACAACTATTCGGAAGACGGAGACGAGGCACCAAGTCAGCACATCACAATACCGTCCCACTTAAAGAAACGAGAGACTGCTGTGTATAAGGTTGGAAAGTGCTACTATGATGAAGATGGTGAAATACTGTTCAAAGTTCCTTGA